A genome region from Mesorhizobium sp. B2-1-8 includes the following:
- a CDS encoding trifunctional glycosyltransferase/class I SAM-dependent methyltransferase/polysaccharide deacetylase translates to MAHNPLVSIVVPAHNAEVTLTRALDCLLDQEIADWEAIIVDDASTDRTPALIAAYVEQDARFRTLSSCANSPAGARNIGVSMARGRWLMFLDADDWVDASFLATMLATLKTAPDAVAAYCGSRRVMPDGALTPSSIDPEIAIQPFETFARRCAIATHALLVDRETIVELGGFDVSLRTCEDWDLWQRVARQSKPWVMVDEPLAFYRASSNSLTRNSTQMLADAEIVIARGFSADPRVKHPASAHANGATSADGRTASEALAWFALWIAAADCGRGGGSIDPKSVRALPAGRKWAREIAKVAFDGLMVGSLSVPAHLAARWNRFGGALTELIIELGKVWGDPVAGRRVQYHLEQMLLDADDLAAPRRLARTLGIRVDARNPTSTELPEGIDQIYAYLMMDGQIEAVVQFGVLGKVTRRHWIELILNFAPQKDDGADTSNTLAAEALSTTAERRPDPDSHFGRLARLVSEARELVRSSAEATQPIPAPRRAPASDGHDKDRTLFWNRYFAIEDPWNYSSPYEQEKYERQLEILPAGPIGRALELACAEGHFTRQLAPLVGHLTATDISAVAIERARARCSDQPNVEFGVLDFFADTLPGEMDLIVCSEVLYYLDDLAGLRRIAKKFVEALAPGGSFINAHAFVLRDNVERTGFDWNTFGAQTISQTLAETEGLVLAQSIQTELYRIDRFRRLSPDHMATEPVIDHVPVRAPLGIGVARNIVWGGARVLRRDVARSERRQRIPVLMYHSVADEGPAALARFRLTPAAFASQMAWLRANGFHAIMSEQLEWSVANRQPFAGRPVLITFDDGFQNFADHAWPILRAHDLTAEVFLVTDLVGESAKWDAVSGPPAPLMDAATVRRLAAEGAFFGSHLATHRAIDGLSSSDLAAELLRSRMFIERWTGRPISAFAAPFSVTDRRLGGLAKESGYRIGFGGRHGPADLDSDPIDLPRIEIRGDRSLDDFVATVEAVLN, encoded by the coding sequence GTGGCGCATAATCCATTGGTTTCAATCGTAGTTCCTGCGCACAACGCGGAGGTAACGCTGACGCGCGCACTCGATTGCCTTCTCGATCAGGAAATCGCGGATTGGGAGGCGATCATCGTCGACGACGCCTCCACGGACCGCACCCCCGCGCTCATCGCCGCTTATGTGGAACAAGATGCCCGATTTCGGACGTTGAGTTCTTGCGCGAATAGCCCCGCGGGGGCGCGCAATATAGGGGTTTCGATGGCGCGTGGCCGCTGGCTGATGTTCCTGGACGCCGACGATTGGGTGGATGCCAGCTTCCTTGCGACAATGCTGGCCACACTGAAAACCGCTCCCGATGCGGTGGCCGCCTATTGCGGTTCGCGGCGCGTGATGCCCGATGGAGCACTCACGCCGTCGAGCATCGACCCCGAGATCGCGATCCAGCCCTTCGAAACATTCGCCCGCCGATGTGCCATCGCCACTCACGCGCTGCTGGTCGACCGGGAAACAATCGTCGAGTTGGGCGGTTTCGATGTGTCGCTGCGCACCTGCGAGGACTGGGATTTGTGGCAGCGCGTCGCACGTCAAAGCAAACCTTGGGTGATGGTCGACGAGCCGCTCGCTTTTTATCGGGCAAGCTCCAACTCGCTCACCCGCAATTCGACGCAGATGCTGGCAGACGCGGAAATCGTCATCGCCCGCGGCTTTTCCGCCGACCCAAGGGTCAAGCACCCAGCTTCGGCGCATGCCAATGGGGCGACCTCGGCGGACGGCCGCACCGCTTCCGAGGCACTGGCGTGGTTCGCGCTGTGGATCGCGGCAGCTGATTGCGGCCGCGGCGGGGGCTCGATCGACCCGAAATCCGTGCGCGCGCTCCCGGCAGGGCGCAAATGGGCGCGTGAGATCGCCAAGGTGGCCTTCGATGGCCTTATGGTAGGAAGCCTATCGGTGCCAGCGCATTTGGCTGCCCGATGGAACAGGTTTGGCGGCGCCCTCACCGAGTTGATCATCGAACTCGGCAAGGTCTGGGGCGATCCGGTCGCGGGTCGTCGCGTCCAGTATCATCTCGAGCAAATGCTTCTCGATGCCGATGATCTTGCCGCACCTCGCAGGCTGGCGCGGACACTCGGAATTCGTGTCGACGCTCGAAATCCAACCTCGACCGAGCTTCCGGAAGGAATCGATCAAATCTATGCCTACCTGATGATGGATGGCCAGATCGAAGCTGTCGTGCAGTTCGGCGTACTCGGGAAAGTGACAAGGCGTCACTGGATTGAACTGATCCTGAATTTCGCACCGCAAAAGGACGACGGTGCCGACACGTCAAACACGCTTGCAGCCGAGGCACTGTCGACCACAGCGGAACGCCGGCCTGATCCGGACAGCCACTTCGGCAGACTCGCGCGATTGGTCTCGGAAGCGCGGGAACTGGTTCGGTCGAGCGCCGAAGCTACGCAGCCTATTCCGGCGCCGCGCCGTGCACCGGCCTCGGATGGCCACGACAAGGATCGTACTTTGTTCTGGAATCGCTATTTCGCGATAGAGGATCCCTGGAATTACAGCTCGCCCTACGAGCAGGAAAAATATGAGCGCCAGCTCGAGATTCTGCCGGCCGGTCCCATCGGACGAGCGCTTGAGCTGGCCTGCGCGGAGGGCCATTTCACGCGACAACTGGCGCCGCTGGTGGGCCATTTGACCGCAACCGACATTTCCGCCGTAGCCATCGAACGGGCGCGCGCGCGCTGCTCGGACCAGCCGAATGTCGAGTTCGGCGTCCTGGATTTTTTTGCGGACACACTGCCCGGTGAGATGGATCTGATCGTCTGTTCGGAAGTGCTCTACTACCTGGATGATCTCGCCGGGTTGCGTCGCATCGCCAAGAAATTCGTTGAGGCATTGGCGCCTGGCGGCAGTTTCATCAACGCACACGCATTCGTGCTACGCGACAATGTTGAAAGGACGGGCTTCGACTGGAACACATTCGGTGCACAAACGATCTCGCAAACCCTGGCAGAGACCGAAGGACTCGTTCTTGCGCAATCGATCCAGACCGAACTCTATCGCATAGATCGCTTCCGCCGCCTGTCACCGGACCACATGGCGACGGAGCCGGTGATCGATCATGTGCCGGTCCGCGCACCCCTCGGAATCGGGGTCGCGCGAAATATCGTCTGGGGCGGGGCGCGGGTCTTGCGCCGCGACGTCGCGCGCAGCGAGCGGCGGCAACGCATCCCTGTCCTCATGTATCACAGCGTCGCCGATGAAGGTCCGGCCGCGCTCGCCCGTTTCCGGCTCACGCCCGCCGCATTCGCGAGCCAGATGGCATGGCTGCGCGCAAACGGCTTTCACGCGATCATGTCCGAGCAGCTGGAATGGTCCGTCGCCAACCGTCAGCCTTTCGCTGGCCGCCCGGTGCTCATCACCTTCGATGACGGCTTTCAGAACTTTGCCGACCATGCCTGGCCGATTCTGCGTGCGCACGACCTGACCGCGGAAGTGTTCCTGGTGACGGACCTGGTGGGTGAAAGTGCAAAGTGGGACGCCGTCAGCGGTCCGCCGGCGCCGCTTATGGACGCCGCGACGGTGCGACGTCTCGCCGCCGAAGGTGCGTTCTTCGGAAGCCATCTGGCGACGCATCGCGCTATCGATGGTCTTTCGAGCTCTGACCTGGCGGCCGAACTCCTGCGCTCTCGGATGTTCATCGAACGGTGGACCGGCCGGCCAATCTCGGCGTTCGCGGCACCCTTCTCCGTCACCGACCGACGGCTCGGCGGGCTGGCCAAGGAGTCCGGCTATCGGATCGGCTTCGGCGGCAGACACGGGCCGGCGGACCTTGATAGCGATCCCATCGACCTTCCACGCATCGAGATTCGTGGGGATCGTTCGCTCGATGACTTTGTTGCCACCGTCGAGGCCGTGCTCAATTGA
- a CDS encoding RelA/SpoT domain-containing protein encodes MKAVRKAGDRLAKPMQFGRDITAGQYVDALEIFSIANSWRDSHFLPMRSVRFSVGHHMRALRLKGDMASRPKRMASIRRKLRESTTNLDTMNDIGGCRAVMPDIKSVRMLLASMRDRFPHEIHSREFDYIDEPKPDGYRSHHIVFQYRPRAADTEAFEGRRIELQVRTTLQHSWATAVEAVGLFRRQDLKHGNGEQDWLRLFQLMSAEFAYVEQCPVPIGVPDHDDRVRELRDINTRIGATSILDDIKDLPLYSENVVQKTEKFRYYLLQYSKDHNVTIEPYRTIMLGVRTLEEIEKKIEIRGIDVTAALVEVDKFEKLIEMYPNYFGNISLFVRNLKSICTGKADIEYSLADF; translated from the coding sequence ATGAAAGCCGTTCGCAAGGCAGGCGATCGGCTGGCAAAACCTATGCAGTTCGGACGAGACATCACTGCCGGCCAGTATGTGGACGCACTCGAAATCTTCTCAATCGCCAATAGCTGGCGCGACTCGCACTTTCTGCCGATGCGGAGCGTTCGGTTCTCTGTCGGTCACCACATGAGAGCCCTGCGGTTGAAGGGCGACATGGCATCGCGTCCGAAGCGCATGGCATCCATTCGTCGGAAGCTTCGAGAGTCCACCACCAATTTGGATACCATGAACGATATCGGCGGCTGCCGAGCAGTCATGCCCGACATCAAAAGTGTTCGCATGCTTCTCGCATCGATGCGAGACAGGTTCCCCCATGAGATACACTCTCGGGAATTTGACTATATCGATGAGCCGAAGCCGGACGGCTATCGAAGTCACCATATTGTTTTCCAGTACCGACCCAGAGCTGCCGACACTGAGGCTTTCGAGGGACGACGCATCGAATTGCAAGTTCGGACCACACTTCAGCACTCATGGGCAACTGCAGTTGAGGCCGTCGGGCTATTCCGGCGCCAGGACTTGAAGCACGGAAACGGCGAGCAGGATTGGCTACGCCTTTTCCAGCTTATGTCGGCGGAATTCGCGTACGTTGAGCAGTGTCCCGTTCCTATCGGTGTTCCGGATCACGATGACCGAGTGCGGGAATTGCGGGATATCAACACGCGTATAGGTGCGACAAGCATATTAGACGACATCAAGGATCTTCCCCTCTACTCAGAGAACGTCGTCCAGAAGACGGAAAAATTTCGATACTATTTGCTCCAATATAGCAAAGATCATAACGTAACAATTGAACCATACAGAACTATTATGTTAGGCGTGCGGACGTTGGAGGAGATAGAGAAAAAGATCGAGATAAGAGGTATTGATGTAACGGCCGCCTTGGTCGAAGTAGATAAATTTGAAAAACTTATTGAAATGTACCCGAATTATTTCGGGAACATTTCCTTGTTTGTCCGTAATCTGAAATCCATCTGCACGGGAAAGGCGGATATCGAATACAGTCTAGCAGACTTTTGA
- a CDS encoding porin, with translation MNIKSLLLGSAAALLAVSGARAADAVVVAEPEPAEYVKICDVYGAGYFYIPGTETCLRIGGYIRYDISGGDVGSFDGAKSRDVKDGDVQETWRKKARFTLKTWTGQETELGTLKTYTETRFNFQNRNGYASYYGNPAGNTGASLNFAWIQLGGLRVGKDESAFNTFIGYAGNVIQDTLVPYGDFDTNVVQYYFDAGNGFSAVVSLEEGSGKGTPGAYGVGTIDSYVPHVVGGVKWTQGWGAITGVVAYDSNYEEVAGKVRLDVNVSSALSLWIMGGYGSDNHLNDTSYALPAGGRGFYKQWGGNWAVWGGGTYKFNEKTSFNAQAGYDDWKNLSLVANVAYDIVPGFTVTAEVDYLHAGHFGDVGFSNWTNADKKNSVGGMLRFQRSF, from the coding sequence ATGAACATCAAGAGCCTTCTCCTCGGCTCCGCTGCGGCTCTGCTCGCAGTTTCCGGTGCGCGCGCCGCCGACGCCGTCGTCGTCGCCGAGCCGGAACCCGCTGAATACGTCAAGATCTGCGACGTCTACGGCGCTGGCTACTTCTACATCCCCGGCACCGAAACCTGCCTGCGCATCGGTGGCTATATCCGTTACGACATCAGCGGTGGCGACGTCGGTTCGTTCGATGGTGCGAAGTCCCGTGACGTGAAGGACGGTGACGTACAGGAGACCTGGCGCAAGAAGGCCCGCTTCACGCTGAAGACCTGGACCGGCCAGGAAACCGAGCTCGGCACGTTGAAGACCTACACCGAGACCCGCTTCAACTTCCAAAATCGCAACGGCTATGCCTCCTACTATGGCAATCCTGCGGGCAACACGGGCGCGTCGCTGAACTTCGCCTGGATCCAGCTCGGCGGCCTGCGCGTCGGTAAGGACGAATCGGCCTTCAACACGTTCATCGGCTACGCCGGCAACGTGATCCAGGATACGCTTGTTCCTTACGGCGACTTCGACACCAACGTCGTGCAGTACTACTTCGACGCCGGCAACGGCTTCTCGGCCGTGGTTTCGCTCGAAGAAGGTTCGGGCAAAGGCACTCCTGGTGCCTACGGCGTGGGCACGATCGACAGCTACGTTCCGCATGTCGTCGGTGGCGTGAAGTGGACGCAGGGTTGGGGCGCCATCACCGGTGTCGTCGCTTATGACAGCAACTACGAAGAAGTGGCCGGCAAGGTTCGCTTGGACGTGAATGTCTCCAGCGCACTGTCGCTGTGGATCATGGGCGGCTATGGTTCTGACAACCACCTCAACGATACCAGCTATGCGCTCCCGGCTGGCGGCCGCGGCTTCTACAAGCAGTGGGGCGGCAACTGGGCAGTTTGGGGCGGTGGCACCTACAAGTTCAACGAGAAGACCTCGTTCAACGCCCAGGCGGGCTATGACGACTGGAAGAACCTCAGTCTCGTTGCAAACGTTGCCTACGACATCGTTCCCGGCTTCACAGTCACGGCCGAAGTCGACTACCTGCACGCAGGTCATTTCGGCGATGTGGGCTTCTCGAACTGGACGAATGCCGACAAGAAGAACAGCGTCGGCGGTATGCTCCGCTTCCAGCGCTCCTTCTAA
- a CDS encoding cyclic nucleotide-gated potassium channel — protein MSVLPFLRIYAPLNAVLAAPGLLAVAALTMPDMSGRSRLALTAVLTVIWGAYLLQMAETLFKRWAGDLRDRTPAIAVDMLAVLVPLAAFLLVGTPDRSLYCAVWLLKPLRDSTFFPVLGRVLANEARNLIGVTTLFGVVLFGVALAAYVIERDIQPEKFGSIPQAMWWAVVTLSTTGYGDAIPQSFAGRLLAGAVMMCGIGVFALWAGILASGFYQEIRREDFVRNWQLVAAVPLFQKLGPATLVEIVRALRPRNLPPGAVICRRGETGDRMFFVVEGRVSVATPHPVELGPGAFFGEMALISGEPRSATVSAATAVSLLSLHAADFQMLCSSSPEIAEIIRKTARERHGAAPTA, from the coding sequence ATGTCGGTACTGCCTTTCCTGAGAATTTACGCGCCGCTCAACGCGGTGCTGGCTGCGCCTGGGCTGCTGGCGGTGGCTGCGCTCACGATGCCGGACATGTCCGGACGAAGCAGGCTGGCTCTGACTGCCGTGCTCACGGTCATTTGGGGCGCCTATCTTCTGCAGATGGCCGAGACGTTGTTCAAGCGCTGGGCGGGAGACCTTCGGGACAGGACGCCGGCAATCGCCGTTGATATGCTCGCGGTTTTGGTTCCACTCGCCGCATTTCTGCTCGTCGGCACGCCCGACCGGAGCCTCTACTGTGCTGTCTGGCTGCTGAAACCGCTGCGCGACTCGACTTTCTTCCCGGTACTGGGCAGGGTGCTGGCCAACGAAGCGCGCAACCTGATCGGCGTCACCACGCTCTTCGGCGTCGTTCTGTTCGGTGTCGCGCTCGCGGCCTATGTCATCGAGCGCGACATCCAACCGGAAAAGTTCGGCAGCATCCCCCAGGCAATGTGGTGGGCGGTGGTCACGCTGTCCACCACCGGTTACGGCGACGCCATTCCGCAAAGTTTCGCCGGCCGCCTCCTTGCCGGGGCGGTCATGATGTGTGGCATCGGCGTCTTCGCGCTCTGGGCCGGTATTCTTGCCTCCGGCTTCTATCAAGAAATCCGCCGCGAGGATTTCGTCCGCAATTGGCAATTGGTCGCCGCCGTGCCGTTGTTTCAGAAGCTCGGCCCGGCCACGCTGGTCGAGATCGTGCGCGCGTTGAGACCTCGTAATTTGCCGCCGGGCGCCGTGATCTGCCGCAGGGGCGAGACTGGGGATCGGATGTTCTTCGTTGTGGAGGGCCGTGTCAGCGTCGCGACGCCACACCCGGTGGAGCTTGGCCCTGGCGCCTTTTTCGGCGAGATGGCGCTGATCAGCGGCGAACCGCGCTCGGCGACCGTCAGCGCCGCAACGGCGGTCTCACTCCTGTCGCTGCACGCGGCGGATTTCCAGATGCTGTGCAGCAGCAGCCCGGAAATCGCGGAAATCATCCGCAAGACCGCGCGCGAACGGCACGGCGCGGCACCGACGGCTTGA
- a CDS encoding tetratricopeptide repeat-containing sulfotransferase family protein has protein sequence MSNRLPPAWAKHLKTQPSPKAASPKAAPLKAQPKAGPHRSHADDLLLRQALELQQAERLSEAEELCHRVLARTSNHPLALYILGTLGLGFDNEKSLRYFARAVAEDPQNPYYHLSLGETYLKVSEFTPAISHLQYALDLKPDLVEALCALGDAYNAFDKGEMALPLFEKALRVDRDHPVARLGLPRALASLGRMDEAAVHLKEAIERRIAVPAAHNALVRTRKFAEEPPELGAILRELQDPGHGPGGAAALHHAAGKVLNDLRRYKEAMDHFKKGNQAGGHTFDLQSYRRWIDVMIETFTPELVASRAAYGNPSETPVFVVGMPRSGTTLTEQICASHPDVHGAGELSKLRRIASGLGVVDGSNASLGQSIAMITPDLTRTLAEEHLAYLRERAPDSLRIVDKMPHNFEMIGLVGLLFPKARIIHCRRDAIDNCISCFVLQFNKAHSYSADLETLGLYYREYDRLMRHWDKVFPGRIFENRYETLIENQEEQSRRLIDYLGLPWDDACLRFFDRGGSVNTYSNWQVRQPIYNSSVKRWKNYESEIQPLIEALGDLAEV, from the coding sequence ATGAGCAACCGATTGCCGCCCGCATGGGCAAAGCACCTGAAGACCCAACCCTCGCCGAAGGCGGCATCACCGAAGGCTGCGCCACTCAAAGCGCAGCCTAAGGCAGGCCCCCACCGCAGCCACGCCGACGACTTGCTTTTACGGCAGGCGCTCGAATTGCAGCAGGCCGAACGTCTGTCCGAGGCTGAGGAACTGTGCCACAGGGTCTTGGCTCGCACGTCAAACCATCCGCTGGCCCTGTATATCCTGGGAACGCTCGGGCTCGGTTTCGATAACGAAAAGTCACTGCGGTATTTCGCTCGGGCGGTGGCAGAGGATCCGCAGAACCCCTACTACCATCTTAGCCTCGGCGAGACCTATTTGAAGGTCAGCGAATTTACGCCGGCGATCAGTCACCTTCAGTACGCCCTGGACTTGAAGCCGGATCTGGTGGAAGCGCTTTGCGCCTTGGGCGATGCATACAATGCGTTTGACAAGGGGGAAATGGCGCTGCCGCTCTTTGAGAAGGCGCTCAGGGTCGACCGAGATCATCCCGTAGCCCGGTTGGGGCTGCCCCGCGCGCTCGCAAGCCTCGGCCGTATGGACGAAGCCGCGGTTCATCTGAAAGAGGCAATAGAACGGCGCATCGCGGTACCGGCTGCCCACAATGCGCTTGTACGCACGCGCAAATTCGCTGAAGAGCCGCCAGAACTCGGGGCAATCCTGAGGGAGCTTCAAGATCCGGGCCATGGGCCGGGGGGAGCGGCAGCGCTCCATCACGCCGCTGGAAAGGTTCTCAACGACCTCCGTCGCTATAAGGAGGCGATGGATCACTTCAAGAAGGGGAATCAAGCCGGGGGCCATACATTCGATCTGCAATCTTATCGTCGCTGGATCGATGTCATGATCGAAACCTTCACGCCGGAACTGGTCGCTTCAAGAGCCGCGTACGGCAATCCCTCGGAGACGCCTGTATTCGTCGTCGGCATGCCTCGCTCGGGCACGACGTTGACAGAGCAGATCTGTGCCAGTCACCCCGATGTTCATGGTGCCGGCGAGCTCAGCAAACTTAGGCGAATAGCCAGTGGACTCGGTGTCGTAGACGGTTCCAACGCGAGCCTCGGTCAATCGATCGCGATGATTACTCCCGATCTGACCAGGACTTTGGCCGAAGAGCACCTTGCTTATCTGCGCGAGCGGGCTCCGGACTCGCTGCGAATTGTTGACAAGATGCCTCACAATTTCGAGATGATCGGCCTGGTTGGTCTCCTTTTCCCAAAAGCGCGTATCATTCATTGTCGTCGCGACGCCATCGACAATTGCATCTCCTGTTTCGTCCTGCAGTTCAATAAAGCCCACAGCTACAGTGCCGATCTTGAGACGCTGGGGCTTTACTACAGGGAGTATGATCGCTTGATGCGGCATTGGGATAAGGTTTTCCCGGGTCGCATTTTCGAAAATCGCTACGAGACGTTGATCGAAAATCAGGAGGAGCAGTCGCGCCGGCTCATAGATTATCTCGGATTGCCGTGGGACGATGCCTGCCTGCGCTTTTTTGACAGGGGCGGCTCCGTAAATACCTACAGCAATTGGCAGGTCCGCCAGCCGATCTATAATTCGTCCGTCAAGCGTTGGAAGAATTACGAAAGCGAGATTCAGCCGTTGATCGAAGCCTTGGGCGATCTGGCTGAGGTTTGA
- a CDS encoding adenylate/guanylate cyclase domain-containing protein → MTEIEQARAWSPRVISKFETLVRSGDDLALYRVNPLAFARDRAIAEPEAIDLFLHAARCGLFDMSWDVLCPQSGMVLDSFGALRTLQTHYVCGLCDVSGDTDLDDFIEVSFSVSPHLRRLPFHEPETLSVEDFHWKLRFGNDGRLPGQDVRFLDLLRGLVRGMTFLPPGTTTMLRADLDAGSLSGVNVQTQAAFAVPISGDPVSAPTLLKINYDGKRFLPALPVVPPGPVVIEVANTGPGRGALLLINWPPELVALKTKPALDFDPYVSGGALLARQTFRQLFRSERVDEKEGLGIRQITFLFTDLKGSTAMYERLGDLNAYALVREHFALLNAAVHQHSGAVVKTIGDAVMAVFSRPPDAISAALHIFEEIDRFNGDNVRPGIILKMGAHCGPSIAVTLNENLDYFGQTVNVAARVQSLAEAGQICISEALYSAPGVSDLLAGLGIVAFDAPLRGVEGDATVYRIVRG, encoded by the coding sequence ATGACCGAGATCGAGCAAGCGCGAGCATGGAGCCCGCGCGTCATCTCAAAATTCGAAACGCTTGTCAGGAGCGGCGACGACCTTGCGCTGTATCGGGTCAATCCGCTGGCCTTCGCCCGCGACCGCGCAATCGCCGAGCCTGAAGCAATCGACCTCTTCCTTCACGCGGCTCGCTGCGGCCTGTTCGATATGAGCTGGGACGTGCTCTGTCCCCAGTCCGGGATGGTGCTCGACAGTTTCGGCGCCCTGCGCACGCTGCAGACCCATTACGTCTGCGGCCTGTGCGACGTATCGGGCGATACCGACCTCGACGACTTCATCGAGGTCTCCTTCTCTGTATCGCCCCATTTGCGGCGGCTTCCGTTCCACGAGCCCGAGACGCTCTCTGTCGAGGATTTTCATTGGAAGCTACGCTTTGGCAATGACGGACGGCTGCCCGGGCAGGACGTACGCTTTCTGGACCTTTTGCGAGGCTTGGTGCGGGGCATGACGTTCCTGCCTCCGGGCACCACAACAATGCTGCGCGCCGACCTCGATGCCGGATCCCTGTCGGGCGTGAACGTGCAGACACAGGCTGCGTTCGCTGTACCTATATCAGGGGATCCGGTGTCGGCACCGACACTTCTTAAGATCAATTATGACGGCAAGCGTTTCTTGCCGGCGTTGCCGGTCGTGCCGCCCGGTCCGGTTGTCATTGAGGTTGCGAATACCGGGCCCGGTCGTGGCGCGTTGCTTCTCATCAACTGGCCGCCCGAGCTTGTCGCGTTGAAGACCAAACCGGCGCTCGATTTCGATCCATATGTTTCCGGCGGGGCTCTGCTTGCGCGGCAAACCTTCCGCCAGCTCTTCCGTTCCGAGCGTGTCGACGAGAAGGAGGGGCTCGGCATCCGGCAGATCACCTTCCTGTTTACGGACCTCAAGGGTTCCACCGCCATGTATGAGCGCCTGGGCGATCTCAACGCCTATGCCCTCGTCCGCGAGCATTTCGCGCTTCTCAATGCTGCGGTCCACCAGCATTCCGGCGCCGTTGTAAAGACGATCGGAGATGCGGTGATGGCAGTATTCTCGCGGCCACCGGATGCGATTTCGGCCGCTCTTCACATCTTTGAAGAAATCGATCGCTTCAATGGCGACAATGTCAGGCCGGGTATTATCCTAAAGATGGGTGCCCACTGCGGTCCATCGATCGCCGTCACGCTCAACGAGAACCTCGACTACTTCGGCCAGACCGTTAATGTCGCCGCACGCGTGCAGTCACTGGCGGAAGCCGGGCAGATTTGCATCTCCGAAGCGCTCTATTCCGCGCCAGGCGTGAGCGACCTGCTTGCTGGCCTAGGCATCGTCGCGTTTGATGCGCCTCTTCGAGGTGTAGAGGGCGATGCGACTGTCTATCGCATTGTGCGAGGATAG